The nucleotide window TTGGTACTTACGCCTGAGATATTTGAGGAATACCAGAGGGTGGCAGCAGTTTTACATGAGAAGTTCCCCTCGGTGGATTTAACCAGACTGCTGGACTTGGTGGTCATCGAAGCCGAAATGTGTCAGGCTGAGCCACTCGCTGAGGCCGTCAGCGCAGACCCGGACGACGACAAGTTTATTGCCTGTGCCTTGTCCAGCGGCAGCAAGTTGATTGTCAGTGGGGATAAGCATCTTCTTGATGTGAATAGCTACCGGGGAATTGAAATACTCAAGCCGAGACCTTTTATTGACAAGTATTTACTCGACTAATTCAAAGTTCTGAGAGGGGTCAAGTTGGGTTGGAAATCTCGCATTGAAGGGATACCAAGACACTGGCAATCCCCTCCCTCTTAGTCGTCGAGGGCGATCTGATACAACATGCAAACGGTAGTGACATTGACAATTAAACCCTGCATAGGTTAAATGGAATACCGTGAAAATCGCGAATCGCGGGCGTTTTCGGGGGAAAGTGATGGGGCAACCGCCGCCGGGTCAACAGGAAGCTGGCCGGCGGCGTTAGTCATTCGGGGTGAGGAGCCTGCAAATCGAAACCCGCCTCCAGGACCTCGGTATCAGTTGAGGCTGATTCATCGAAGTGAGGTCATGAGATGGTCGTTCGAAGAATGAAATGCCTTTGGCTTTTAGTGTTCTGCATCCTCGTCAGCGGTTGCATCTTTCACTCTGCACCTCCCGACAATGTCGGATTCCTGTCGGTGGAAAGCCTCAGAGAGTTGGAGGGCGTTTTCCGGAACCTAGGTGAAAGTGACGCCGAAAGGCAGCCGGTTTATCTATCGTCCTTGATCTGGAAGTCCAGCGACATCGCTCACAGTGCCATCACGGCAGTCGAAGTCAGAGTGCCGGATGCAGAATCCTTGATTGTTAGGGCTCTCCGTGATGACAAAATCGAGAAGGAGGATATCTTTGTTAGGGAACGGGACTTCAGAATCCGCCATGGGCGAATTCAGTTGAACCGTCAGTGGGCGCTGCTCAATTATGGCAGCGGTGACCCTCTGGTGGGTCCCCGCTACGAGAGCTATGAGATTGGACTCGATGCGAAAGGGGACGGAAAGTACCGCTCGCACGGTGCCGGCGCTGGATTGATCTTCCTGTTTTTTCCCGTCGCTATCTCCGATACCCAAGAGGTGCGGTTCATCAGACTCGAACAATAAATCCAATTTTTCACCACATCTAAAACAGCTTATGGCCAAACCTGATTCCTTGGCTTGGCCTTTCTTAAATGTTGCTCCAGAATGCAATCCCACTTGACCTCTGGATTTATAAAACCCCAAGAGGGCATATGCATGTAATGTCCAAATCGGGCGAACTGGATTCAAATAAGAACCGGCGGATGCAATTGCAAAGGGGACGGCCATTCCAGCCGTCCCCTTTTCGTTTCGCCTTGCCCCAACGGTCAATCGACGATTTTCACTCCCGCCCCCCGCAGCTTTTTGACAGCCTCCTTCTCCCCTTCCTTCGTCAAGGAGCGGGTGGCAGCCTTTATAACGCTCGCCTCGAACCCCTCCGCTCGCGCGCCCAGCGCCGATTCCATGACGCAATATTCCAGAACCAGGCCGCCCAGCCAGAGGTGCTTCACCCGGTCTTTCCGGAGCAAGGCGGCAAATCCTGTCTCCTTGAAGGCCGAATACTGGTCGAAATCGAATCGCACACCCGAAGTAACCAGCACCACGTCGGGGGGAAGTCTAAGATCGGGATGGAATCTGGCCCCTTCGGTGTCCTGCAGGCAGTGGGGGGGCCACTCTCCCCCTTCCGCCTGGAAGCTCACGTGGCGCTGCGGATGCCAGTCCCGGGAAGCATAAACGGGGATTCCCAATTCCTGCGCCGCCTCGATCCAGCGGTTGAGTACAGGGACAACCTTATCCCCTTCCGGCGCCGGCAGAGCTCCCCCGGGACAGAAATCGACCTGCACATGCACCACCAGCACCCCGTCCCCCTTTTTCAAGGCCTCCCTCGGCTCGACCATCTCTCCTCCTTTGCCCCTCCGCCGTGCAGATTCAGCGCCGTTTCGAGTGAACTTTACCGCAACCCGCGCCCC belongs to Desulfuromonadales bacterium and includes:
- a CDS encoding isochorismatase family protein; translation: MVEPREALKKGDGVLVVHVQVDFCPGGALPAPEGDKVVPVLNRWIEAAQELGIPVYASRDWHPQRHVSFQAEGGEWPPHCLQDTEGARFHPDLRLPPDVVLVTSGVRFDFDQYSAFKETGFAALLRKDRVKHLWLGGLVLEYCVMESALGARAEGFEASVIKAATRSLTKEGEKEAVKKLRGAGVKIVD
- a CDS encoding putative toxin-antitoxin system toxin component, PIN family — translated: MRIVLDTNVFISGIFFSGPPHRILQGWREGRIQLVLTPEIFEEYQRVAAVLHEKFPSVDLTRLLDLVVIEAEMCQAEPLAEAVSADPDDDKFIACALSSGSKLIVSGDKHLLDVNSYRGIEILKPRPFIDKYLLD